The Candidatus Schneideria nysicola genome contains a region encoding:
- the gloB gene encoding hydroxyacylglutathione hydrolase, with protein MNIVKIPALKDNYIWILYNKGKGLVIDPGDASPVFYILDKLHLTLIGILLTHYHTDHVGGIDRLKKAFPDIPVYGSYETRHTGATRIVQDGNIIRIMDHSFKVMHLPGHTLGHIGFFCDKEKWLFCGDTLFTAGCGKILEGTPQTMYNSIIKINSLPLDTLICSSHEYTLQNLKFARTLLPEDNILLSFEKKVKKILNHSKILPTTKLFLERKINVFLRCNDIEIYKKIGINYTNIIQPIHIFTHLRKMKDTFVIFLFTYSIFIF; from the coding sequence ATGAACATTGTAAAAATTCCGGCTTTAAAAGATAATTATATCTGGATATTATATAATAAAGGGAAAGGTTTAGTAATTGATCCAGGTGATGCTTCTCCGGTATTCTATATTTTAGATAAATTACATCTTACTCTTATTGGGATTTTATTGACTCATTACCATACTGATCATGTAGGAGGGATAGATAGACTTAAAAAAGCATTTCCTGATATACCCGTTTATGGATCTTATGAAACGAGGCATACAGGAGCGACTAGAATAGTACAAGATGGAAATATTATAAGAATAATGGACCACTCTTTTAAAGTTATGCATTTACCCGGACATACGTTAGGACATATTGGATTCTTTTGTGATAAAGAAAAATGGTTATTTTGTGGAGACACCTTATTTACGGCGGGTTGTGGTAAAATATTAGAAGGTACACCTCAAACAATGTATAACTCCATTATAAAAATTAATAGTCTTCCATTAGATACTTTAATATGTAGTTCACATGAATACACATTACAGAATCTTAAATTTGCACGTACTCTTCTTCCAGAAGATAATATCCTGTTATCTTTTGAGAAAAAAGTTAAAAAAATATTAAATCATAGTAAAATTTTGCCTACAACAAAATTATTCTTGGAAAGAAAGATTAATGTATTTTTAAGATGCAATGATATAGAAATATATAAAAAAATAGGAATAAATTATACCAACATTATTCAACCTATTCACATTTTTACTCATTTAAGAAAAATGAAAGACACTTTCGTAATTTTTTTATTTACTTACTCTATCTTTATTTTTTAA
- the rnhA gene encoding ribonuclease HI, with the protein MCHKQIEIFTDGSCSNNPGPGGYGIILRYNKYEKEISAGYRLTTNNRMELMATIIALENLKKPCNVIITTDSQYVHLGITQWIQIWKKHHWKKKNSNIVKNADLWYRLDQASLPHVLYWRWIKSHTGHIENERCDKLARMATIHQPYLEDMEYQKSVL; encoded by the coding sequence ATGTGCCATAAACAAATAGAAATTTTTACAGATGGTTCATGTTCTAATAATCCTGGTCCAGGAGGATATGGGATTATATTACGATATAATAAATATGAAAAAGAAATTAGTGCAGGTTATCGATTAACTACTAATAATCGTATGGAATTAATGGCTACTATTATTGCATTAGAAAATTTAAAAAAACCTTGTAATGTTATTATTACTACAGACAGTCAATATGTACATTTAGGTATTACTCAATGGATACAAATTTGGAAAAAGCATCATTGGAAGAAAAAAAATAGCAATATAGTAAAAAATGCCGATTTATGGTACCGATTAGATCAAGCTTCTTTACCCCACGTGCTATACTGGAGATGGATAAAAAGTCATACTGGTCATATTGAAAATGAACGTTGTGATAAACTTGCTCGTATGGCTACAATTCATCAGCCATATTTAGAAGATATGGAATATCAGAAGAGTGTTTTATAA
- the dnaQ gene encoding DNA polymerase III subunit epsilon, giving the protein MKNNTTRQVVLDTETTGINKLGLPYEGHRIIEIGAVEIVNRGLTGQFFHTYLKPDRPIDPEAFNIHGISDNFLSNKPHFSQIADNFFSFIYGSELIVHNASFDIGFIDQEFFLLKRNIAKVNTFCKVIDSLKLARKIFPGKRNNLDALCDRYLIDNKKRSLHGALIDAKILANVFLHMTGGQTSLNFILNEKEAQSLQKRKKIRRQEKTALKIIYASVDEETMHKRYLDMIQYNNKVCIWKRRQQ; this is encoded by the coding sequence ATGAAAAATAATACTACAAGACAAGTTGTTTTAGATACTGAAACTACTGGTATAAATAAATTAGGTCTTCCCTATGAAGGTCATAGAATTATTGAGATAGGTGCAGTGGAGATAGTGAATCGTGGATTAACCGGTCAATTTTTTCATACTTATCTAAAACCCGATAGACCGATTGATCCTGAAGCTTTTAATATACATGGTATTAGCGATAATTTTTTATCAAATAAACCGCATTTTTCTCAAATCGCGGATAATTTTTTTTCTTTCATATATGGAAGTGAACTAATTGTTCACAATGCCTCTTTTGATATTGGTTTCATAGATCAAGAGTTTTTTTTACTCAAAAGAAATATTGCAAAAGTTAATACTTTTTGTAAAGTAATAGATAGTTTAAAATTAGCACGTAAAATTTTTCCAGGAAAAAGAAATAATTTAGATGCATTATGTGATCGTTATTTAATTGATAATAAAAAGCGCTCTTTGCATGGAGCGCTAATTGATGCTAAAATTTTAGCTAATGTTTTTTTACATATGACTGGCGGGCAAACTTCTCTGAATTTTATCTTAAACGAGAAGGAAGCCCAATCTTTACAAAAAAGGAAAAAGATACGACGTCAAGAAAAAACGGCATTAAAAATTATCTATGCATCTGTAGATGAAGAAACAATGCATAAACGGTATCTGGATATGATCCAATATAACAATAAAGTATGTATATGGAAAAGAAGACAGCAATAG
- a CDS encoding porin, with translation MSRYLSTFFLTLLFMSAGAAEGYSSERKSFNLYGKFNGIHYLSKNIKQNGSHSGFIRGIQCETILTNQISSFASWAVETPVLYEGKFQNQKDVTLLSFAGLKFGHYGRIDYGHNRGVLDDVGIFTDVMPALGGKSFLTDYYLGRTTNTHVFTYRNIDFFGLVKGLNFALQFQGKESGENIYNTNTIKRYNGNEYGFSTSYEVKEGVTLSAAFTQNKQRIQPKFNTVHRDRIGYAKAYSLGVKYDYHDLYFAAIYSQNNGMIPLGGLCQEEDIFSFNNREKASNIECVLQYQMEGFRPSIGYLQSIIHNGLHRHHKLVKCIVIGTHYTLNKNISAFVDYRIGLMDRNKYSARIAESAYLPDKNNIFALGFTYTF, from the coding sequence ATGAGTAGATATCTATCTACATTCTTTCTCACTCTATTATTTATGAGTGCGGGTGCCGCGGAAGGATATTCTTCCGAAAGGAAGAGTTTCAATCTATATGGAAAATTCAATGGAATTCATTATTTATCTAAAAACATAAAACAGAATGGATCTCATTCTGGATTTATTCGTGGTATACAATGTGAAACTATTTTGACGAATCAAATTTCTAGTTTTGCTTCTTGGGCAGTTGAAACTCCAGTCCTATATGAAGGAAAATTTCAAAATCAAAAAGATGTGACCTTATTAAGTTTCGCTGGATTAAAATTTGGTCATTATGGACGTATTGATTATGGTCATAATCGAGGAGTCTTAGATGATGTAGGGATATTTACTGATGTCATGCCTGCTTTGGGTGGTAAAAGCTTTTTAACGGATTATTACCTTGGTCGTACTACTAATACTCATGTTTTCACCTATCGAAATATCGATTTTTTTGGATTAGTCAAAGGTTTAAATTTCGCTTTACAATTTCAAGGTAAAGAATCAGGAGAAAATATATATAATACGAATACGATTAAAAGATATAATGGGAATGAATATGGATTCTCGACTTCTTATGAAGTCAAAGAGGGAGTTACTCTTTCCGCTGCATTTACGCAAAATAAACAAAGAATTCAACCAAAATTTAATACTGTGCATCGTGATCGAATAGGTTATGCTAAAGCTTATTCATTAGGAGTGAAATATGATTACCATGATTTATATTTTGCGGCTATTTATAGTCAAAATAATGGTATGATCCCACTGGGTGGGTTATGTCAGGAAGAGGATATTTTTTCCTTTAATAATCGTGAAAAAGCAAGTAATATTGAATGTGTATTACAGTATCAAATGGAAGGGTTTCGTCCATCTATAGGATATCTACAATCTATTATTCATAATGGTCTACATAGACATCATAAACTAGTAAAATGTATAGTCATAGGTACCCATTATACACTTAATAAAAATATATCTGCATTTGTAGACTATCGTATTGGATTAATGGATCGTAATAAGTATAGTGCGCGAATTGCTGAGTCAGCTTATCTTCCCGATAAGAATAACATTTTCGCCTTAGGATTCACTTATACTTTTTAA
- a CDS encoding enoyl-ACP reductase FabI codes for MGFLSGKRIVITGIASNHSIAYGIAKVMYREGASLAFSYQNNRLKERIEKLSTEFESNIVLPCDVSDDKSIETFFVKLSATWENFDGFIHAIAYSPPSQLQGDFIDVVNRQDYAMTHDISAYSFVAMAKISRNMLVENASLVTLTYLGSERAIPYYNVMGTAKAALEANTRYLAYSMGRKGIRVNAISAGPIRTVAASGIKNFKKMLSYYKESTPLRRSISLEEIGNVAAFLCSDLSSGITGEIIHVDGGFNITAINIEGE; via the coding sequence ATGGGATTTCTATCTGGAAAAAGAATTGTCATTACTGGCATAGCTAGCAATCATTCAATTGCATATGGTATTGCTAAAGTAATGTATCGAGAAGGTGCTTCTCTAGCTTTTAGTTATCAAAATAATAGACTAAAAGAAAGAATAGAAAAATTATCTACCGAATTTGAATCTAATATTGTCTTACCATGTGATGTATCCGATGATAAGAGTATTGAAACATTTTTTGTGAAATTATCTGCTACTTGGGAGAATTTCGATGGGTTCATACATGCAATAGCCTATTCTCCTCCATCTCAGTTACAAGGTGATTTTATAGACGTTGTCAATAGACAGGATTACGCTATGACACATGATATTAGTGCTTATTCTTTCGTTGCTATGGCAAAAATAAGCAGAAACATGTTAGTGGAAAATGCTTCTTTAGTAACTTTAACTTACTTAGGATCCGAACGCGCTATTCCATATTATAATGTTATGGGAACTGCAAAAGCCGCTTTAGAAGCAAATACTCGATATCTTGCTTACTCTATGGGGAGAAAAGGCATTCGTGTTAATGCGATATCTGCAGGACCTATTCGTACTGTAGCCGCATCTGGAATAAAAAATTTTAAAAAAATGTTATCTTATTATAAAGAGAGTACACCCCTCAGACGTTCAATCTCCCTAGAAGAGATAGGTAATGTAGCGGCATTTCTTTGTTCCGATCTTTCTTCTGGAATTACCGGAGAAATTATTCATGTAGATGGGGGATTTAATATCACTGCTATTAATATTGAAGGGGAGTAA